ATCTCAGATAAGTTATTCTGGTAATTTTATCTTCTCGGAATAGTAATTCCCGCATTATAAAGTTACCGGAAATAGCAATTTCCCGTGTTATTCGTCACACAAGATGATCATTTGGGACAAAATAATTCCTCGGAAATATGATATACCTATATATGTACTGGTAAGAAAAGCtgataaatagtaatgaaagtGACTATTTCCGGCATAGTATTGGTTTGCCAGAATAACTCAATTTGGACATAAATTGAGCTTCACAGCTTTTGGTTAATACCTAAAGAATCCATTTGTCCCAAACAAATGCTACACTGGCATTTGTATATTGTCCCAAATTAGGGATCCTACCATTTCTATTTATCGTTTTCTGGAGTCGATAAATAATAGGGGTAaaggtattattattattattattattattattacctatttatttatttaattttgcaaCATTCTTATTTGTTGTAAGATTAATGTTGATCGAATTTATGTATTTAGAATTCATCTGTAGTGATTTCTTACATTGTTGAGAAATCAGCTAGACATCAATTCAAAATAATACATGTATATTTCAGAGGTACTCAGTTTGAAATCACTATGTCGTCGGGCCTGAGATTCAGCCACCCTTATATATTCAATAACCAGTTTGCATTAATGCTAGTCGATCGGTAACTTGCCCAGACAATAAAATACCTGAACGtgaatgcccaaaaccaagttcCATGGTCTATTGGGATAAGAAACCTtcttatatattgaatatataagAAAAGCATATGGTCTATTGGGATTTAGCATGTCACcagcattaatttttttacaaaatatctgAATATCGGTTAAAGCCATAGATACACAAAAGAAACTGCATGTTGTTTATCCAACCACACTTGTGCAAACCATATAATGCATACAAGGACCATGTGCTTCATTCCCAATCTTTGCTGGAGCATTCTTCTTTTGCTGCATGCATGGAGCTTCATAACTCACCCTTGCCATCTTGTGTTTGAACATAGTAGATCTGCAAATGTCACATAGAAGCTTGTAAAAACAGATGTAATTCTAAATCCATTGGTCAAATGCAATTTTTCAGAATAcacgtatataatataatatcacattatcaacaataaaagtaattccTATTACCTGGGGACATCCCAACTTATATTATATCCCAATATTACACTGCTCTTAGACTGCTCTTACAGTCTTGCCTAGATTAGTGTGAAAGTAGCCTATTTTTTGTCTTTGCATCTTATCTAGCACTGAAGATATAAACAGATTGAGTATTGCATATTCATCCTTCAGAATTTGGTGAGTTACATAGGTTATCTAGATGTGTACCAACCCAACAGCAATATTCTTGTATCCTCTTATACAAAAATTCACTTATTGTTTACATGACTTCACCTAGACTATCAATGTTAGAAGATTAACTACAATATTCTTTGTTTGAAACACATATTCCTTATATGTCTTAACCTGACACCACATAGTTACATAGTCAAGCAAGTCTCTTTACATACAGCAGTGACATTCCCCATCATTCTATGATTGCTGAAAATTATCTCTACTATCAATTTCCAACTACTGCAATAGTATTCCTAACTACAAGTGAACCAGGAAGATATAGTAATCTGGATGTATTAATAACATTTACAATGTCAGCACAGACCATGCAGGTAACACACCAGTGCTTACCACATTTATTGGCCGCCTAATGCATTAAGTAATAACCAGCAtgcaatgaaatataaataacacataCCTGTTCCCTGCTCTAAAGGCCATGGGCTGGCATCTTTGACACTTCTCTTTagggaaaataaacaaaagtatGTATCCATCACTACTGGTACACAAAAATGTCCATACATCTTCATTACCACTCCAAAACCACCAACTcataaaatatcattcaaaaGGATGCTCAACAAAAggatgcttcatgcattttctaTGCTACTCCAGCAAAGGTTCAAAATACCAtcaaaaaattcaacaaaagtGTTGTGAAGGGGAGGATGCCTACGCATCTCCTGGAGTCTCCCGTTGAGACTCCCTTTGGGACTCTAATTCTGTAACACGTTCATTAAGCCTGTCACACTCTAAAAAACAAGCATTCATCTTTTCCAAATCATTCATAaatgtctcaaatttcttcttgAACAACTCTGCCTCAGCCTTGTTCTTCTCATTCTCTGCCTTGTTCTTCTCATTCTCCTCCCTAAGACGTTCAAACTCCCTATTGGATAGCAAGGATTGAGATGGTTCAGGTATAACTAAGTGTCCTAAACCTCTAGCATAGCCCGATCGGGAACCCAACACCTCCTTAAACACTGCATTGGCATTCTCATCATTGTTATCTTCTGGTTCCATCTCATTCATCCGCTCAAGCATCATATTCTACATTAGACACAAATCAGAAATCCATGTTTGAGAACTAACCAATTACTGTCCTGACAAATTTCTATAAAACTGTCAaactatatcattattatatatagccaTTATAACTCACGTAGTTGTGCTCAGCAGCTTCAGTAATAAATCTACCCTTCTTTGTAGACCAATGCACCTCCCGATAGAAAGCAACATGATTTGGAGCTTGTTCCCGCTTCATGATTTTAACATCAgtttaataagtaaaatattCATAATGGAAACAGGAAGAAAAACACTATATGACTTTGTTAATTAAATGTATAACTTCACCTTTTCCTCCATTAGCCTAACAAATGACTTCCTGCCACCCGTGTGATTTATCCTTTGATTTTTCCTATTACTTTTGTTCCGCCTTGATAGGTTCTATCATTGACACAATGTAATTAATCCCAACGTCCAGGTACAAGAATTATTAGAAACGATTCAAATAAAGTGTAAAGACTGAGAGTACAGTTATCTTACCTGAAATTCCTCACTCCCCCATCTCTCACATAAAGCTTCCCACACAGCTTTGTCCACCATCTTTGTCCCTCCAGAAAGGGCTGCCTCATGTGTTTCATACTCTTGGTATTTGCAGTGTAATAGGTAGTGAAAATCATTATATTTCTGAGCAAGTGCCATTGCCACTGTCTCTCGATGGTTGCTTTTAGACCAATCCAATTCAAAATCAGCCTAGATGTATCAACTAGTTAGTGTCACTGAAAAATgccaaattaaaaaattatgtcagTATTTGCTGTAATCATATGCCAATGGTTTTACCCTGACACGATCTGTTAGCTCTTCCTTGTTCAGTTTATCAACACGAGTCCAGCTTGCATGACGCATGTCGGCATACAACTTCACAATCCATGTCACGCGTGTTGAAAAATTCGTTGCATTTTCACATGATACTCCTCTTTGCCCATCCTTAATCTCCACCGccactttcccaaacttccgaATGCGATCAAATTGGGAACACCTTGCTGGTCCTCTTCCACGCTTCCGAGTGGGAGGAGCTTGCACAATGAAAGCAGAATTTGTTATTTATCACCTTATTACCACTTGCAAATGGACAATGTACCAACCATATTTAATACACAGTTGGTACAATTCTGAAACTTGTGTATTAATGGGGCTTATATACCTTCAACTAGCGTGTTAGCAACTTCAGCCTCATTCACAGGATTTGTGTCCTCCTCTGGTGCGACACTTGGGCCTTGAGTGGATGCCTCTGAAAATGAAACAGACTCGTCCCTTAGAATGCGTGCTCGAGTTTGTGCCCCTTGGCCTCTACCATGTACTGATGTGCGATTGCCACCACGTCCATTACATGCATTCCTTGTTCCTCTCATTTTAGCTACATCATATAATAGTCTTTGTTAATATCAGCTTTTCATCCATATCTAAAATGAAAGGCCAGATTGTATATTTCCATAAATTCCCTGAATCCCATATCTGGTATTAATACAACCATCTGCCAGGACTAAagttatgctatatatataacagatatgGACACTATAGATGAGCATATACATAAAACTATTATAAGAAGCTATACACACTACATATGTTTGTTATAAACACTTACACTGTGAAAAACAGAAAATCCCAGTGACCTTTTCTCTTAAAATATCATCACACACATGTATTTTATGCCATTGCAATCTATTCTCAGCAACTTGCCTTCAAATGCCTCGTATTTCAAAAGCACCCCTATTCTTGAGATATTGATGGTGATAGGGACCAGACTTAGAAGGGGTGTCACACCATCGAATATTTGCACATTTCTAGATAATACAAACTTAGTCTTTTACAAATACATATTAGAACCTACTGGAACAAGTTATAATACTCATAAATCTATATCCTTTGACCCACCCAGCATATTTGGCAATTCCTGATACATATGTAAAGTTACTTGTAGCTGAGGGAAATAACAAATGCCAGTGTAAAAACTATTCTATTATCGCACCATTGACAACAGATTTCTCAGGTTATTGAACCCCATCATATTCAGGCACAAATACAACctctgttctttattttttttttaactttcaaagcTTAAGAAGTAGAGGTAGTCAGTTTATAGAAACAACTGAATGAACAGTTTGCATGTAAAGAGTAAAAGGTAAGGAGGACTCACACAGGGCAATTCGCAGTGGGAAGGCTTTGAACAACTGAATAGCTGGGGTCGGTTACTGCTGCTATGTAGCTTGTTGAGTTTCCCAGAGGACAGAAACTCGCATAGCCAAACTTCTCAATATGCCTCAGCTTCCCATTTGGTAATGGGCATTAGAGGGCAGCTTATATATCTCAATGAAACCCAGGAACGTAACCATGATTTACATAAAGCAACTTAACTCAGGATGTTAACCAGAAGTATACCAAACTCAACCACTTTCTGACTTCACTCCTTGGAAAAGGTGCCCAAAATTTTAGATTTCCCACGTATTGCAGGGTGCTTACCGCGCAATCACTTGCCTACAATCCATGGctcttatactttttttttatttattcccaTCGTGTATAGAGATTGCTGCTCGTGATAAAGTCACGTATGCTTTCAACATTTGGGGCTCATATCTTAGTCATTAGCCGTGTGCAATGCCTATGGGTTTGATTTCCCcaatttattattactttagTCTAATAACCACATGAATCTCCACTAACCAATTCATACCAAATAATTAATTGTGCTTTTAGCTAGTCAGTTCTTTTAGAATTTCCAATTTAAATTGAGACGATATATATAGTCCCCTACAAAAGATAGTGCTACTGTGCATTGTTTACATTGCCTCAAATGTTCCTTCCAAATCGTACCGTGACATCTAGAATGAATGAATTTCCTGTAAATTCATTCCTCTTGCTCTCTCAATCACCAACAGTTCACTGAAGTTGCCAACTAAACTTCGCTTGTAGTAGCCAAACTTCAGTAGCCAATAAATTATCTCCTAATATAGAAccagtaaaatatttaacactATAACAACAAGTACAATGTATAACCAGTAAATATATCACAAATACACAGTGATATATGCAAATCCCAGCCTTATAAGGTAAGTATGGAAGAGCTCCACCGCCACACAATTGAAGCTATATATAATAGCTTCTACTAACaggaaataaaaatacatatgaGAGTAAATTAGGCCTTGCATGGCTGCAAATCACTCCTCCATGACAGGTAGCCATGCTGCATTTTATATTCATACAAATTTACATCAATccaagtcatatatatatatatagtacgcaTCATTCATACTATGCATTGTGGACGTTTACTAACTAAAAACAGCAATCCAGTGaaatactcctatatatattttgttccaTACAACAAttcataaaatttaacatttctCAGGTTATTGAAGTACTCCAATAGCAATCCATTGGTATTGAATATTCATAGCTTCTTAGATAGCAAATGATAAAGTGAAGTCGTCTTACCATGTCTGAAACTTCAGTTGTCATTAAATACAACAGCAACAACAGAGCAAATCCCTATTTTGGTCAATAATCAGGATGGGTTTTTGGTCTTAATTAAAACCTATTTATACATGCTTAAAACATGGATCAAAACCTGAGAGCATGCAGTAATGCTGTTATGTACTGAAGAGTTTAGCTATGTTAGAACCTACTTGTTCATATAATCATAAATACTTGTTCTACCCCTACATTTCGCTCATAACCAGTAATTACCTACTGATCAGTACAAATTACTATAATAAATCGAGTTCAAAAGTAACTCTACATCACCACATTAGTAAATATATAGGGAAATTCACAAGTACATGCAATTATGCCAAACATTATTCAGAATCTGTTTCAGAATTCGATTGGGAGTCGTCCTCATTCTCAGACTCATAATGGTCAGTATTGGGATGATCGCCATAGTCGTCACCATCCACATCATCTTCAATAAAAGTTTGGTCGGCATTGTCGGGAGTAGAACGAGGTAGCGTAGTTGCCTCATTAACAACAATTACTTCTTCATCCTCCCGATGCAATGTGTTTCCCAAGCCAGTATCACTTTCATTGATCGGAAAATCTTCAGTACTAGCTTCTTCCTCTTGAAATGCATCACCTTCAGAGGAGTCCTCACCATCATCCAATGCAGTTTGGACGGGTGGAATGTCATAGACATTCCTATTGGTTATCTTTTGTACCACTTGCCAATTCCCCACCATACTatcatcttttaaataaaatacttgtgAGCACTGAGATGCAAGGGCGAAAGGCTCATCCTGATACCACTTTCTTGATGTATTCACACTTGTAAGGTGGTCCCCTACACGTATGCCGCGTCTATGATCACCAACATCCCACCAGTCACATTTAAACAAGTACACAAGATGCCACCCCATGTAGCGTAATTCAAGGATCTCTTTCAACACACCATAGAAATCAACCGGCATCGACTGATGTACCCCAGCAACAACCACCCCACTATTTTGGCTGCGTCGATGTTGTTCACGGTCTTTTGTGTGAAACCGAATTCCATTCATGATGCATCCACTATATGATCCCACCCAAGGATCTGGTCCACAAGCAAGAGCATAAAGTTCATCTGTAACTTCATCTGGATTCAAGATACGCAATTCTCGAATCTATTAACAACCATAGAGGCAATAGGTTAATAAAATACCACTCTGCAATAACTTACATCTATATTTATTGAGCGGAAATGTATCTATGTTCAAGCAACATATATTCATAACTTACATGGTTCTTGAACCATTTCCCAAATTCGGTCTGGTGCCTACGATCAACATTGCTGGGGTCCTCTTCTTTAATCTTGTTATAGTGCTGACTACGAACATTGAAAATTTGGATAGAGTTAGTTTACAATGTGTTTCAAAAGATAAATACAACAAATTATCTGGTTGAAAGTTCTCGTGCCATACTTACTCTAGGTAATGCTGTATCTCAGGACAATTGTTAAGTACATACCACTCAGCTTTTGCTAATAGCTGATCATCCAATCTATCAGTGGAGGACGAACCCATTGGTCTCACCTTTTGAAAAAATACACTCATACTACCCGGTGTATGGTCTGGACCGACATCCACATTTCGCTCTTCCCTAGTAAAAGTCGTCTCAATGTCATGGAGATACATCGAACAAAATGTAAGGCACTCAACATGAATATAGGCCTCGGCAATTGAGCCTTCAGGTCTTgccatattttttacataacGCTTGAACTTCCCTAGATACCGTtcaaaaggatacatccacctatactGGACAGGTCCCGCAAGCAATGCCTCTTGTGGCAAGTGAATAGCAAGATGCACCATTATATCGAAGAATGCaggtgggaatatcatttccaaCTTGCAAAGAATAAGAGAGATATCAGTTTGTAGGCGGTGCAGAACATCAATGTTTAATGCTCGTGCACACAATTTCTTGAAGAATGAACTTAACTCAGTCAAAGCTTGCCGTACATCACTGGTTAAGTAGCCACTAATCACCACTGGCAGTAATCGTTGCATGAAAATATGagaatcatgacttttcatgcCTAAGATCTTTGATTCACGTACATTAACACATCGGGCGATGTTCGCGGCAAAACCATCAGGGAACTTAACACTTGCTAACCACTCGCAGAAagatctcttctcttttttatttagcaTGTAACACGCCAGTCTCATTGAACAACTATCGCCCTCTTGCTGTAAGTGTAATTCTTTCCGTATGCCTAGGTTGGCCAAATCCCGACGGGCATTGGCTGTGTCCTTGCTTTTTCCCTCGATATCCATCAAAGTTCCTAATACGCTATCGCAtatgttcttctcaatatgcatgacatctAGGTTATGTCTCAATTCCAAGGATTTCCAATAAGGCAACTCAAAGAATAcactttttttggtccaattcaactcattgGCTGTGCGTTTCCTCTTTTTTGATAACTTACCAAACTGTACATCTTGCAATTCTCTCAATTGTTCCAAGATAGCCTCTCCCGACAAATGTATAAGTGCTGGGCGATGGTTAGTACTACCATTAAATTCAGCTTTTTTAGATCTCCACCTGTGCCCTGGCAACAACCACCGCCGATGACCCATGTAGCAGTGCTTTCGCCCATGGACCAGCCACAATGAATCCGTACTACCATTACACGTAGGACATGCCAATTTcccctttgtgctccacccagaaagaTTAGCATACGCTGGGAAGTCATTAATGGTCCAGAGTAATGCTGCATGTAATCGAAACGATTGATCTGCAAATGCATCGTATGTATTGACACCCACTTCCCATAGAAACTTCAGTTCTTCAATTAAAGGGCGTAGATACACGTCGATATCGTTGCCTGGTGCTTTTGGGCCAGGAATTAGCAACGAAAGCATGaggtatggatctttcatgcataaccaaggGGGCAAGTTATATGCTACAAGAATCACTGGCCATATACTGTAGGGTTTAGCTATATTGTTAAATGGATTAAACCCATCACTCGCTAACCCAATTCTCACATTACGAGGATCTGAAGCAAACTGAGGGTACTGCACGTCAAAATCTTTCCATACCTTCGAATCTGCAGGGTGCCTCATCACATTATAATCGTTGACGCGTTCAGTAGAATGCCATCTCATTGCCCCGGCAGTCTTATTAGAAACAAATAGTCTTTGCAGCCTTGGGACCAACGGGAAATGTCTGAGCACTTTGTGTGGAATTTTCTTTTGCTTAGTACTACTTAACACCCATCTCGGAGTGTTGCATTTTGGGCACTTCTCTTTATCAGAATGTTCCTTCCAAAATAAGACACAATCATTCAAACAAGCATCTATCTTTGTGTAATTAAACCCCAGGCCACGTTCCAATCGGCATGCATCATTGTATGAGTCAGGGAGAAGAGCGTCAGGAAATGCAGATTTCAGGAGCTTGATGACCATGTTAAAGGATTTAACACTCCAACCACCAACAGTCTTTATATGAAGCAACTTTACGATAAAAGAAAGCTTTGAAAACGATGAGCATGATGGATAAAGTGGACTCCGTGCATCTTCTAACAATTCTGAAAACGTTGCTGAAGAACCACCAGGTGTGACACCATCAATACCAGGTATATGCGAACCTCCGGACTGATCCATAGAAGCTCCAGCCTGAATGTCATCCAGCAGCTCATCCATATCATCAATATAGGCATCATTGCCGCTGGCATCATCACCTTCTTCTGAAGAATTAACATCCAAcacttcctcttcaccgtgAAAAATCCAATCCTTATAAGAAGGATCAATccctataataaataaatgctcCTCGACTGTGGTTATTGGCTGGAAGAGCATGTTACGACATCTACGGCACGGACACCTAATGTCAATGCCCCCTTGTGCATGCTCCTTAGCCATATTCATGAAATGGCTAACCCCCATTGCATACTCATTAGACATAAATCTATCTTCAATACTCATCCACGCCTTGTCCATCTAAACATGAGGTCAGAAAAGATAGTGTGAAAGCTAAGCAGTGTATATTGGTAATAGAAATCCAGTAATCaggaaaatgataattaaacCAATAGGATGCATTTATAGAGAAGCTGTGTGACATATACACAGCTGTGCAGGGTACACACattccgagagagagagagagagagagagagagagagagagaagtggtaGGACCTCAATGGTAACATGCATTTGAGGTCTTACGAGTCCTTCAGTACATTACTGAAGAAGCATAAGGAATTGGGAACATGTTGTCACATTGAAAATAGTTTGAAAAACGAACAGGGGATTGGGTGACAAATACCATATGTTAACCTATTCCAGTTAACACATTACTAGTGTATTCCTCCC
This sequence is a window from Carya illinoinensis cultivar Pawnee chromosome 9, C.illinoinensisPawnee_v1, whole genome shotgun sequence. Protein-coding genes within it:
- the LOC122277052 gene encoding uncharacterized protein LOC122277052 gives rise to the protein MDKAWMSIEDRFMSNEYAMGVSHFMNMAKEHAQGGIDIRCPCRRCRNMLFQPITTVEEHLFIIGIDPSYKDWIFHGEEEVLDVNSSEEGDDASGNDAYIDDMDELLDDIQAGASMDQSGGSHIPGIDGVTPGGSSATFSELLEDARSPLYPSCSSFSKLSFIVKLLHIKTVGGWSVKSFNMVIKLLKSAFPDALLPDSYNDACRLERGLGFNYTKIDACLNDCVLFWKEHSDKEKCPKCNTPRWVLSSTKQKKIPHKVLRHFPLVPRLQRLFVSNKTAGAMRWHSTERVNDYNVMRHPADSKVWKDFDVQYPQFASDPRNVRIGLASDGFNPFNNIAKPYSIWPVILVAYNLPPWLCMKDPYLMLSLLIPGPKAPGNDIDVYLRPLIEELKFLWEVGVNTYDAFADQSFRLHAALLWTINDFPAYANLSGWSTKGKLACPTCNGSTDSLWLVHGRKHCYMGHRRWLLPGHRWRSKKAEFNGSTNHRPALIHLSGEAILEQLRELQDVQFGKLSKKRKRTANELNWTKKSVFFELPYWKSLELRHNLDVMHIEKNICDSVLGTLMDIEGKSKDTANARRDLANLGIRKELHLQQEGDSCSMRLACYMLNKKEKRSFCEWLASVKFPDGFAANIARCVNVRESKILGMKSHDSHIFMQRLLPVVISGYLTSDVRQALTELSSFFKKLCARALNIDVLHRLQTDISLILCKLEMIFPPAFFDIMVHLAIHLPQEALLAGPVQYRWMYPFERYLGKFKRYVKNMARPEGSIAEAYIHVECLTFCSMYLHDIETTFTREERNVDVGPDHTPGSMSVFFQKVRPMGSSSTDRLDDQLLAKAECQHYNKIKEEDPSNVDRRHQTEFGKWFKNHIRELRILNPDEVTDELYALACGPDPWVGSYSGCIMNGIRFHTKDREQHRRSQNSGVVVAGVHQSMPVDFYGVLKEILELRYMGWHLVYLFKCDWWDVGDHRRGIRVGDHLTSVNTSRKWYQDEPFALASQCSQVFYLKDDSMVGNWQVVQKITNRNVYDIPPVQTALDDGEDSSEGDAFQEEEASTEDFPINESDTGLGNTLHREDEEVIVVNEATTLPRSTPDNADQTFIEDDVDGDDYGDHPNTDHYESENEDDSQSNSETDSE
- the LOC122276208 gene encoding uncharacterized protein LOC122276208, whose translation is MKREQAPNHVAFYREVHWSTKKGRFITEAAEHNYNMMLERMNEMEPEDNNDENANAVFKEVLGSRSGYARGLGHLVIPEPSQSLLSNREFERLREENEKNKAENEKNKAEAELFKKKFETFMNDLEKMNACFLECDRLNERVTELESQRESQRETPGDA